AGCAGGATGCCAGCGGCAATGATCTCCTTCGCCAGCAAGGGATGTTCGATGTTGGTCGGCCCGGCAAGCGCAATCAGCTTTCGCGCGGCGGGAACATAATGCACCTCGTCGAACATCAGTTTCGACGGTATCGTCAGGCGATAGCAGAACAGAAACTGCGCCAGCAAAGCGAGGATCGCGGCGGCGCGAAAGGGGCTGGGCTGGGGGTGCGTCACAGCATCTCTATCCCCGCTCAAGCCATTCCTTTCAAGCGCGCGCCCGCGATGCCCCCCTGATCCCCATTGACGTACGCCGCGCGCTCCCGGCAAAGTGGGCGACATGAAACGCCGCACCGGACAAGACCAGAGCATCACGCGCCAGTGGCGCCCCGCAACGCAAGCCGTGCGCGGCGGCACCGCGCGCAGCGAATGGGGGGAGACGTCGGAGGCGCTGTTCCTGACATCGGGCTATGCCTATGATTGCGCCGCCGATGCCGCCGCGCGCTTCGCGGGCGAACAGGTCGGCATGACCTATTCGCGGTTGCAGAATCCGACGGTCGAGATGCTCGAAAACCGCATCGCCTTGCTTGAAGGGGCGGAAGCGTGTCGCACGATGGCAACGGGCATGGCGGCGATGACGGCGGTGCTGCTGTGCCAGCTCCAGACCGGAGACCATATCGTCGCGGGGCGCGCGGCATTCGGGTCGTGCCGCTGGCTGACCGACACGCTGCTCCCCAAATTCGGGATCGACGTGAGCATCATCGATGCGCGCGATCCGCAGCAATTCGAAGATGCGTGCAAGCCGAACACCAAGCTGTTCTTCTTCGAAACGCCTGCCAACCCGACGATGGATGTGGTTGATCTGAAAGCGGTTTGCGACATCGCGCGGGCGCGGGGGATAACTTCGGTGGTCGACAATGCCTTCGCCACGCCCGCGCTGCAGCGGCCGATGGAGTTCGGCGCCGACGTGACCGCCTATAGCGCGACCAAGATGATGGACGGGCAGGGGCGCGTGCTCGCGGGTGCGGTGTGCGGGACGCAGAAGTTCATCGACGACACGTTGCTGCCCTTTACGCGCAACACCGGGCCGACGCTGAGCGCGTTCAACGCCTGGGTCGTGCTGAAGGGGCTGGAGACGCTCGATCTGCGCATCCGGCGGCAATCGGAAAATGCACTGAAGGTCGGGCGGATGATCGAGGCGCGCGTTCCGCGGATGCTTCACCCCGGTCTGCCGAGCCATCCGCAGCACGATCTGGCGATGCGCCAGATGGAAGCCTGCGGCCCGATCTTCGCGTTCGAAGTGGCGGATCGCAAGCAGGCGCACGGGCTGCTCGATGCGCTGCAAGTTGTCGATATCTCGAACAATATCGGCG
Above is a genomic segment from Sphingomonas sp. HMP6 containing:
- a CDS encoding trans-sulfuration enzyme family protein, with amino-acid sequence MKRRTGQDQSITRQWRPATQAVRGGTARSEWGETSEALFLTSGYAYDCAADAAARFAGEQVGMTYSRLQNPTVEMLENRIALLEGAEACRTMATGMAAMTAVLLCQLQTGDHIVAGRAAFGSCRWLTDTLLPKFGIDVSIIDARDPQQFEDACKPNTKLFFFETPANPTMDVVDLKAVCDIARARGITSVVDNAFATPALQRPMEFGADVTAYSATKMMDGQGRVLAGAVCGTQKFIDDTLLPFTRNTGPTLSAFNAWVVLKGLETLDLRIRRQSENALKVGRMIEARVPRMLHPGLPSHPQHDLAMRQMEACGPIFAFEVADRKQAHGLLDALQVVDISNNIGDSRSLMTHPASTTHSGVAEQKRLEMGVTEGLIRLNVGLEDAQDVIEDIDRALTAVGL